The Paenibacillus uliginis N3/975 genome has a window encoding:
- a CDS encoding class I SAM-dependent methyltransferase codes for MATLNLDYSTGIDQYVDDEEDLLLAHYRGEALIEQPRNSLFYLTTKERENILGWYSFQDKEVLEIGSGCGCITGTLCDSSKRVVSVEQSQKRARITFERHKERENLEVYAGNITDIPFEQKFDYVVLIGVLEYAQRFFLEYPADSFFLKKIRSLLKPDGILLVAIENRYGIKYFAGANEDHLGEPYVSLGGYSNRDVKTYGKKELEELLGNCGFPATKFYYPFPDYKLPSVIYSDEQLPSYTEAAMLPIYTYGNAVNFSIQETMAGIVKNGQFDFFSNSFLVEAGTNLSQFSDITFAKFQPKRTEDYQILSVKKNTNDFVKSPMGSRAKEHLENYQKIHEKLGKSGIKVCKVQKSSSEKEWQAEYIEGKSISELVDLAGEKSGEKGIKLEIQNLVDFFYSISDYVVLDNPVLDELKELYVEPTYVLKYGLMDLNASNILYQSNIGYVLIDQEWEESRQIPTEYAILNSLGYLYSTCPTLKSFYSLTSLFEEFGLSREKVSVLEKISDYYFIKSNPVLDEEKCEIFEQLSQYEIIQDSGASWAEKYASLSSHTKLIEDELHHQNEQVGFLSEHYNRVVEHIRQMDDQLQGRNEEVTNLSIHYNRVVDRIRELEKQLDERNQQLTDLSTNYNRVVKLLNDSEKNGD; via the coding sequence GTGGCAACGTTGAATTTAGATTATTCAACTGGTATAGACCAGTATGTAGATGATGAGGAAGATTTACTGTTAGCTCATTACCGAGGGGAGGCGCTAATTGAACAACCACGGAATAGTCTGTTTTATTTGACGACGAAAGAACGAGAAAACATATTAGGTTGGTATTCATTTCAGGACAAAGAAGTACTTGAAATTGGCTCTGGCTGTGGTTGCATAACAGGTACGCTTTGTGATTCTAGTAAAAGAGTCGTTTCGGTTGAGCAGTCACAAAAGCGCGCCCGAATTACTTTTGAAAGGCACAAAGAAAGAGAGAACTTGGAGGTATACGCTGGTAACATCACGGACATCCCTTTTGAGCAAAAATTTGATTATGTTGTCTTAATCGGTGTATTAGAATACGCACAGCGTTTTTTTTTAGAATACCCTGCGGACTCCTTTTTCTTGAAAAAGATTCGAAGTTTGTTAAAACCCGATGGCATTTTGCTTGTTGCAATTGAGAACCGTTACGGAATAAAGTACTTTGCAGGAGCAAATGAAGATCATCTGGGGGAACCATATGTATCTTTAGGCGGATATTCAAATAGAGATGTTAAAACATATGGTAAGAAGGAACTGGAAGAGTTGCTTGGAAATTGCGGATTTCCCGCTACGAAGTTTTACTACCCTTTTCCAGACTATAAATTACCATCTGTAATTTATTCGGACGAACAGCTACCTTCTTACACTGAAGCTGCGATGCTACCTATTTATACTTATGGGAATGCTGTTAATTTTTCAATTCAGGAAACAATGGCTGGAATTGTGAAAAACGGCCAATTTGATTTCTTTTCGAACAGTTTTTTAGTAGAAGCCGGAACGAATTTAAGTCAGTTTTCAGATATTACATTTGCTAAATTCCAACCGAAGAGGACAGAAGATTATCAGATTCTATCGGTTAAAAAGAATACAAATGATTTTGTTAAGAGCCCGATGGGCTCAAGAGCGAAAGAGCATTTAGAAAATTATCAGAAAATTCATGAAAAATTAGGAAAATCCGGCATTAAAGTGTGCAAGGTTCAAAAGTCTTCATCAGAAAAAGAGTGGCAAGCTGAATATATTGAGGGAAAGTCAATCTCCGAATTAGTCGACCTTGCGGGAGAGAAAAGTGGGGAAAAAGGTATCAAACTGGAAATTCAGAATCTTGTGGATTTCTTTTACAGCATCAGTGATTATGTGGTTTTGGATAATCCGGTTCTTGATGAATTAAAAGAGCTGTATGTAGAACCCACCTATGTTTTAAAGTACGGCTTAATGGATCTAAATGCAAGTAATATTCTTTATCAAAGTAATATTGGATATGTACTAATTGATCAAGAATGGGAAGAATCCAGACAAATCCCCACAGAGTATGCAATTTTAAACTCTTTAGGGTACTTATACTCAACCTGTCCTACTTTGAAAAGCTTTTACTCCTTAACAAGTCTTTTTGAAGAATTCGGTTTATCGCGTGAAAAGGTGTCTGTTTTGGAGAAAATCTCAGATTACTATTTTATAAAATCAAATCCGGTATTGGATGAGGAGAAATGTGAGATATTTGAACAACTCAGCCAATATGAGATTATTCAAGACTCTGGGGCTAGTTGGGCAGAAAAATACGCTTCGCTCTCTTCACATACCAAACTTATAGAGGATGAATTACATCATCAAAACGAACAGGTTGGATTTTTAAGTGAGCATTATAATCGCGTTGTGGAGCATATCAGGCAAATGGATGATCAACTTCAGGGGAGGAATGAAGAGGTCACCAATTTGAGTATTCACTACAATCGAGTAGTAGATCGTATTAGGGAACTGGAGAAGCAGCTTGATGAACGAAATCAACAATTGACAGATTTAAGTACAAATTACAACAGGGTCGTTAAGTTGCTAAACGACTCAGAAAAAAACGGGGATTAA
- a CDS encoding glycosyltransferase family 61 protein, with the protein MEHNLQFLNYETANQYQEMMDHNFLWPDWEPTAEFIEDGIIVPVEAFYDEDGLYRYRGGVLDTEGDFVKSSGLYKGLDGKNKFLSMVECPNVDLDDCVYIDEEVVYYGYFIYHWGHFLFESTNRLWYYLQENCKARGIRLAGVYNGKKPDGNFELFHNLLGIEQNDLILLDRPTRFKRVIVPKASCVLGGTPNFYYSEEFLAPFNKIMDSVPARPGRKVYLTRTNLQEGNTIGEEEIENNFRRNGFDIIAPENESLTTMVSILKEAEVVAGLSGSNTHNLLFSRSKSKTIILNRMQHTNYTQEMVHQARNIQAVYIDVYSTFLPVTHGNGPFLVSVNDHLFNFQVSVGMVPYHYSAYLSNDSITRFLQKWSTVYHNEPSANLYFNNIQEEFINKTYSFFVKNERGLKQKEISKKISLFLWIHKLGLKKIYEIINTDKNSLSDLNVIRYSYFFDEQWYRKKYMASTKDIEPAAHYLYHGYKDGNDPSPRFSTEGYFRLYIDILEGGINPLWHYEKHGKFEGRQIVQCSKRNLKKDG; encoded by the coding sequence ATGGAACATAATCTACAGTTTTTGAACTATGAAACAGCAAACCAATATCAGGAAATGATGGATCATAACTTTTTATGGCCGGATTGGGAACCCACTGCAGAATTCATTGAAGACGGGATAATTGTTCCAGTAGAAGCCTTTTATGATGAAGATGGTCTATATAGATATCGTGGTGGCGTGTTGGACACTGAGGGGGATTTCGTGAAATCTTCTGGTTTATATAAAGGTTTGGATGGCAAAAATAAATTCCTATCCATGGTGGAATGCCCTAATGTAGATTTGGATGATTGCGTGTATATAGACGAAGAGGTAGTTTATTATGGATACTTCATCTACCATTGGGGTCACTTTTTATTTGAGTCGACCAATAGGTTATGGTATTACTTGCAAGAAAATTGCAAAGCTAGGGGAATTCGACTTGCTGGCGTCTATAATGGTAAAAAGCCGGATGGCAATTTTGAACTTTTTCATAATTTGCTCGGAATAGAACAAAATGATTTGATCTTGCTGGATCGTCCAACTAGATTTAAACGTGTAATTGTACCTAAAGCTTCCTGTGTATTAGGTGGAACGCCAAACTTTTATTACTCTGAAGAATTTCTTGCGCCATTTAATAAAATAATGGACTCGGTTCCTGCGAGACCGGGCAGAAAAGTTTATTTGACTCGTACTAATCTGCAGGAAGGTAATACCATTGGCGAGGAAGAAATTGAGAATAATTTTCGTAGAAATGGATTTGACATTATTGCTCCAGAAAATGAATCTCTAACAACGATGGTTTCTATACTAAAGGAAGCTGAAGTTGTTGCTGGATTGAGTGGATCTAATACTCATAACTTACTTTTTTCTAGATCTAAATCTAAGACAATTATTCTTAACCGAATGCAGCATACAAACTATACACAAGAAATGGTGCATCAAGCTAGAAATATTCAGGCAGTATATATTGATGTTTATTCTACTTTTTTGCCGGTTACTCATGGTAATGGGCCATTCTTAGTATCTGTTAATGATCACTTATTTAACTTCCAAGTTAGTGTAGGGATGGTTCCCTACCATTATTCAGCGTATCTTTCAAATGATAGTATCACTAGGTTTCTGCAGAAATGGAGTACGGTGTACCATAACGAACCATCCGCGAATTTGTATTTCAATAATATACAAGAAGAATTTATTAATAAAACCTACTCATTTTTTGTGAAGAATGAGCGGGGGTTAAAACAAAAAGAAATAAGCAAAAAAATCAGTCTATTTCTATGGATTCATAAACTTGGACTGAAAAAAATATATGAAATTATTAACACTGATAAAAACAGTCTCTCTGATCTTAATGTTATTAGATATTCTTATTTTTTCGATGAGCAATGGTACCGAAAAAAATATATGGCAAGTACAAAAGATATCGAACCTGCTGCTCACTATCTCTATCATGGCTATAAAGATGGTAATGATCCATCTCCAAGGTTCTCCACAGAAGGTTATTTTCGTTTATATATTGATATTCTAGAAGGAGGGATTAACCCTCTGTGGCATTACGAAAAACATGGAAAATTTGAAGGTCGTCAGATTGTTCAATGTTCAAAAAGAAACTTGAAAAAGGATGGATAA
- a CDS encoding NAD-dependent epimerase/dehydratase family protein, with amino-acid sequence MKKYVVLGGSGFIGRNLVSKLSKDNHVLVADRFCRPEFETMKNISYMKFNFTEEESFAPLLDDADTIIHLVSTLFAKDGTENLGAEVSANVLSTIRLLEDMVGRNASLLFVSSGGTVYGEGGESPALEDDAKHAFCGYALTKTMIENTLELYKNQHGLRYQTVRLSNPYGFMSTSGRMQGLIPIMVNRILHEEPITIWGDGENIRDYIFIDDVVDAITAVLNYEGQENIFNVGTGVGYSNNEILNLVIEKLSLEKPPFVQYSTSRKCDVRKNVLNIEKITKCTGWKPKTGIEEGIELVIREYKTKIQSSIPVVE; translated from the coding sequence ATGAAAAAGTATGTAGTCTTGGGTGGTAGTGGTTTTATTGGGAGGAATTTGGTCAGTAAGCTAAGCAAGGATAATCATGTGCTGGTAGCTGATAGATTTTGCAGACCGGAATTTGAGACAATGAAGAATATTTCATATATGAAATTTAACTTTACAGAAGAAGAGAGCTTTGCCCCGCTTTTAGATGATGCCGATACAATTATTCACTTAGTCAGCACACTGTTTGCCAAGGACGGTACGGAAAACCTAGGAGCTGAGGTATCGGCTAATGTTCTCTCTACGATTCGTCTTCTAGAAGACATGGTCGGTAGGAATGCAAGTCTTCTTTTCGTATCTTCGGGGGGGACGGTGTATGGGGAGGGGGGAGAATCACCAGCTTTGGAGGATGATGCAAAACACGCTTTCTGCGGATATGCTCTCACCAAAACCATGATCGAAAACACCTTGGAGTTATACAAAAATCAGCATGGACTCCGCTATCAGACCGTGCGTTTGAGTAATCCTTATGGCTTTATGAGCACTAGTGGCCGTATGCAGGGACTGATTCCAATCATGGTGAATCGAATTTTGCATGAAGAGCCGATTACCATATGGGGAGACGGAGAAAACATTCGGGATTATATCTTCATTGATGATGTTGTTGACGCAATTACGGCAGTCCTGAATTATGAAGGTCAGGAAAATATATTCAATGTGGGTACGGGGGTTGGTTACTCCAATAATGAGATTCTAAACTTGGTGATCGAAAAGCTAAGTCTGGAAAAGCCCCCATTTGTTCAATATTCTACAAGTCGTAAGTGTGATGTTAGAAAAAATGTTCTCAATATTGAAAAAATCACGAAATGTACGGGGTGGAAACCGAAAACTGGGATTGAGGAAGGGATTGAGTTGGTGATACGTGAGTATAAAACTAAAATTCAGTCCTCAATCCCAGTTGTAGAATAG
- a CDS encoding glycosyltransferase: MNKINQFYNFIIDVFKILFNGDKRKVIFRKAYAIFKEFGLIGFVRAIKNKVNKRQLLDGIVIKEEGEMEGLPYSGPVFIAGDNTGRKLFRQQQEEYSEAIIGQMTEELEKKVCFSIVLILGRTEISMLKRTLKSIQSQIYGQWELWTVDMGSKDRRGVNLLSGEAEKDSRIHLLELNGQKMEKAEAYNLALSKASGAYVIFMHPGDQLTPDALFWAAKSLDDGEDVDLLFSDECHVDERGNCFNFFFKPTWSPLLMVRSPYPGNLSVFRKAALQECGEFDKGFDSCALYEMILRLSNCGGEIRHIERILYLTYAMEKTEIVRRREKSSRIKALSQHMWRMNYPASVYERDGHNFISKRRSETPLVSVIIATDHAIDIMSSLPQLLRDTAYPNYEIVIVANSELSEEIGEAMPGLGERLILLPYDGPLNNSKKYNLGAATAKGEYLVFLSDNMYIAQRDWLNHLLDILDFPGVGAVSPAVIDSEGRAVYMGGRIGQHGGKLYESTFLGQSFYSNDDRALTLHISREASVLSKYCFSVRKEVFFQVGGLNDKDTWNRYFELDFSFRIQDENLRCAFVSTSVLYHNVRPDVENNSPRDRAYLYIIKQWHAYLERDILFTDSMLQYSTDCDNLPNRLLLPKSLLKGEKGNILLISHELSRTGSPQVVFEAAKVLKDQGYFPVVASPEDGPLSRDILAEKIPVIIDQDLSKYRAYRPNEVPKSISLGIDDLLRNFDLVIVASIVSHNFINCYNGSDIPFLWWIHDGGTGYSFLENYLPKHLKSNVSVYCGGRYAQEMLEKSRPKYYSEVLLYGVKDWADMKKIIVQREKIRFLFPATFEIRKNQLLLLEAIGMLPEAITEKADFLLIGKVGDELYYRSVENKANELANVRLSGPVPYDKLMDIYCETACVVVPSIDDPMPVVLAEAMMMSKIVLCSDMTGTARYIEDGVNGFLFSSKNASELKEKLEYVIGNFDTMNDVRKAGRKTYEQYFSQEIFTENLVSVVEKNIIRFTEDNK; this comes from the coding sequence ATGAATAAGATTAACCAATTTTATAATTTTATAATAGATGTTTTTAAAATTCTTTTCAATGGAGACAAGAGAAAGGTGATCTTTCGGAAAGCATACGCGATATTCAAGGAATTCGGTTTGATAGGTTTTGTAAGAGCGATAAAAAATAAGGTAAATAAACGACAACTATTAGATGGTATTGTTATTAAAGAAGAGGGAGAGATGGAGGGACTGCCCTATAGTGGACCCGTGTTCATTGCGGGGGACAACACTGGCCGTAAGCTCTTCCGGCAGCAACAGGAGGAGTACTCAGAAGCGATCATTGGACAAATGACTGAGGAGTTGGAAAAGAAGGTTTGCTTCAGCATCGTACTTATTCTGGGACGTACAGAGATAAGCATGTTGAAGAGGACTTTAAAATCCATTCAATCGCAAATCTATGGTCAATGGGAACTCTGGACAGTTGATATGGGATCTAAGGATAGGCGGGGGGTGAACCTCTTAAGTGGAGAAGCAGAAAAAGACTCTCGAATCCATTTGCTGGAGCTTAATGGGCAGAAAATGGAGAAAGCGGAGGCTTACAACCTTGCACTGAGTAAAGCATCGGGTGCTTATGTGATTTTTATGCATCCGGGTGATCAATTAACACCCGACGCTCTTTTTTGGGCAGCAAAAAGTTTGGACGACGGAGAGGACGTCGACCTTCTCTTCTCGGATGAATGCCATGTCGATGAGAGGGGTAACTGTTTTAATTTCTTTTTTAAACCAACTTGGTCTCCACTGTTGATGGTTAGATCCCCATATCCTGGGAACCTTTCTGTGTTTAGGAAGGCAGCTTTGCAGGAATGCGGAGAATTTGACAAAGGATTTGATAGTTGCGCGCTTTATGAAATGATATTGCGGCTCTCTAATTGCGGAGGAGAAATTCGGCACATTGAGCGGATCTTATATTTAACATACGCAATGGAAAAGACAGAAATAGTGCGCCGACGGGAGAAATCTAGTCGGATAAAGGCATTATCCCAACACATGTGGCGTATGAATTACCCAGCTTCCGTCTATGAGCGAGACGGACATAATTTTATATCCAAACGGCGGAGTGAAACTCCTCTTGTCAGTGTGATTATTGCTACAGACCATGCGATTGACATAATGAGTAGTCTGCCACAGTTGTTGCGGGATACTGCGTATCCCAATTATGAAATTGTTATTGTAGCAAATTCTGAATTATCAGAAGAAATCGGAGAGGCAATGCCAGGCTTAGGAGAACGGCTGATTCTTTTACCGTATGATGGACCTCTTAATAATTCGAAAAAATACAATCTTGGTGCAGCAACTGCCAAGGGAGAGTATCTTGTTTTTCTAAGTGACAATATGTATATAGCGCAGCGAGATTGGTTGAATCACCTTTTGGATATTTTGGATTTTCCAGGGGTTGGAGCAGTATCCCCTGCTGTGATTGACTCGGAAGGTAGAGCGGTTTATATGGGGGGGCGGATTGGTCAGCATGGCGGTAAGTTGTATGAAAGTACATTTCTGGGCCAATCATTTTACAGTAATGACGACCGAGCGCTGACTCTTCATATAAGCAGAGAAGCTAGCGTGTTAAGCAAATATTGTTTTTCGGTGCGAAAAGAAGTCTTTTTTCAGGTTGGCGGTTTAAATGATAAAGATACTTGGAACCGATACTTCGAGCTGGATTTTAGTTTCCGAATCCAAGATGAAAATCTCCGTTGCGCTTTTGTTTCGACAAGTGTTCTTTATCATAATGTAAGACCTGACGTGGAAAATAATAGTCCGCGAGATAGAGCATATTTGTATATCATAAAGCAGTGGCATGCTTATCTGGAAAGGGACATTTTGTTTACAGATAGCATGTTACAGTATAGTACAGACTGTGATAACCTGCCTAACCGTCTCCTCCTTCCCAAAAGCCTGCTTAAGGGTGAAAAGGGGAACATTCTGCTTATAAGCCATGAGTTGTCCCGGACTGGCTCACCGCAGGTTGTATTTGAGGCGGCTAAAGTATTGAAGGATCAGGGGTATTTTCCAGTTGTAGCATCTCCGGAAGATGGCCCCCTGTCGAGAGACATTTTGGCGGAGAAGATTCCGGTTATTATTGATCAGGATCTGTCGAAATACAGGGCTTATCGCCCGAATGAGGTGCCCAAGTCCATATCACTGGGTATTGATGACTTGTTGAGAAACTTTGATCTTGTGATTGTGGCCTCCATTGTTAGTCATAATTTTATCAACTGCTATAATGGATCGGATATTCCTTTTCTATGGTGGATCCATGATGGTGGGACGGGATATAGCTTTCTCGAAAACTATCTACCTAAGCATTTGAAGAGCAATGTTTCCGTCTATTGTGGTGGTAGATATGCACAGGAAATGTTGGAGAAAAGTCGGCCGAAATATTATTCAGAAGTACTTTTATATGGAGTTAAGGACTGGGCTGACATGAAAAAAATAATCGTCCAGCGGGAAAAAATACGGTTTCTATTTCCTGCAACTTTTGAGATAAGAAAAAATCAGTTGTTATTATTGGAAGCAATAGGCATGTTGCCGGAGGCTATTACGGAAAAGGCGGATTTCTTGCTGATAGGCAAAGTTGGTGATGAACTCTACTATCGAAGTGTAGAAAATAAGGCCAATGAACTTGCCAATGTCAGGTTATCCGGGCCAGTTCCATATGACAAGTTGATGGATATTTACTGTGAGACTGCCTGTGTGGTTGTTCCATCTATTGACGATCCCATGCCAGTTGTCCTGGCGGAGGCAATGATGATGTCCAAGATTGTGTTGTGCTCTGACATGACGGGAACGGCACGTTACATTGAGGATGGTGTAAACGGATTTTTATTTAGTAGTAAGAATGCTTCTGAGCTGAAAGAAAAGCTGGAGTACGTTATTGGTAACTTTGATACGATGAATGATGTACGCAAGGCAGGTAGGAAGACATACGAACAGTATTTCTCTCAAGAAATATTCACCGAAAATTTGGTTAGCGTAGTGGAGAAGAATATAATTCGCTTTACGGAGGATAATAAATGA
- a CDS encoding ABC transporter permease translates to MFKRLKEIIQYRGTINGLIKRDLRGRYKGSVLGFLWNLVVPLCQILVYILVFSQVIRYDVPNYYLFLVVAMMPWVTFTECMQQGTSSIVSQSSLVSKIYFPNEILPISTVIARFINLLLTFIIIFALLFIGGLGVNPEALLYLPFVILIEFIMALGITIILSAITVYFRDVQFIIQMLLMAGVWVTPVLFEPDMVKGFLASIMEINPLSPVITAFRDILYYKEVPDMPSLWMTAGFAVVQLIIAMFVFWKLESGFAEEI, encoded by the coding sequence ATGTTTAAAAGATTGAAGGAAATTATTCAATATAGGGGGACCATTAATGGCCTTATCAAAAGAGATTTGAGAGGGCGATATAAAGGATCTGTCTTAGGTTTTCTTTGGAATTTGGTTGTTCCGTTGTGTCAGATATTGGTTTACATTTTGGTGTTCTCCCAAGTAATTCGGTATGATGTTCCAAACTACTATCTATTCTTGGTTGTGGCGATGATGCCGTGGGTGACTTTCACAGAATGTATGCAACAGGGGACAAGCAGTATTGTTAGTCAATCGAGCCTAGTTAGTAAAATCTATTTTCCCAATGAGATTCTTCCAATTTCAACAGTTATAGCAAGGTTTATTAATCTATTGTTAACATTTATTATTATTTTTGCATTATTATTTATTGGTGGATTAGGAGTCAATCCGGAGGCATTACTATATCTCCCCTTTGTTATTCTAATCGAATTTATTATGGCATTGGGAATAACGATTATTTTGTCGGCGATTACAGTATATTTTCGTGATGTGCAGTTTATTATTCAGATGTTACTAATGGCTGGGGTATGGGTAACGCCGGTATTGTTTGAACCGGATATGGTAAAAGGTTTCTTGGCCTCTATTATGGAAATAAACCCCCTCTCCCCTGTTATTACGGCGTTCCGTGATATTCTCTACTACAAAGAGGTCCCAGATATGCCAAGTTTGTGGATGACGGCTGGCTTTGCTGTAGTCCAATTGATTATAGCTATGTTTGTTTTCTGGAAGCTTGAATCTGGTTTTGCAGAAGAGATATGA
- a CDS encoding ABC transporter ATP-binding protein — translation MSENVVIEVKNVKKTFKIFADKSQTLKGLLSNIKRAKFERREVIKGISFKVRKGEIIGLIGKNGCGKSTTLKMLSKLLKPSEGEITINGRVSSLIELGAGFHPDMTGRENIYINASIFGFSKKEIDAKVDEIIMFSELEEYIDAPVRTYSSGMYMRLAFSVATNIDPEILLIDEILGVGDASFQTKCFNRIKAMKEAGVTIVIVSHTTNQIENLCNRAIWIDNGLIREDGPPRIVCPHYLEDMENARMLRAEMEYRMLIENCPDIEQMKKENRNLTCRDIAIQYDPDARRSGNGDVEISFVEVVDTESVAKQVFDKGEPFTINMSYRSVNRGTSISVTVGLVRDDGVPCYEVSTESDTKMKFQARKEGQIQFRFLNNNLVDGKYFLNIYIYGSNGVEYDIIRRIIAISVKGKEKNESGVVSMSHVWDVDGMIIEK, via the coding sequence ATGTCTGAAAATGTTGTAATTGAGGTTAAAAACGTAAAAAAGACTTTTAAGATATTTGCTGATAAGAGCCAAACGTTAAAAGGGCTCCTTTCCAATATTAAGCGGGCTAAGTTTGAGAGAAGAGAGGTTATTAAAGGTATTAGCTTTAAAGTAAGGAAAGGTGAAATTATCGGGCTTATCGGAAAGAATGGTTGTGGTAAAAGCACGACATTGAAAATGCTCTCCAAGCTCCTGAAGCCTAGTGAAGGGGAAATAACGATAAACGGGAGAGTTTCTAGTCTAATCGAGTTAGGTGCAGGTTTTCACCCGGATATGACTGGTCGTGAAAATATATATATTAATGCTTCTATTTTCGGCTTTTCAAAAAAAGAAATTGACGCCAAAGTAGATGAAATAATAATGTTTTCCGAGTTAGAGGAATATATCGATGCCCCTGTAAGAACGTACTCATCAGGTATGTATATGCGTCTTGCTTTTTCCGTTGCTACAAATATTGATCCAGAAATTCTCCTAATAGACGAAATTTTAGGCGTGGGTGACGCTTCGTTTCAAACTAAGTGTTTTAACCGGATTAAGGCCATGAAGGAAGCTGGGGTTACGATTGTGATTGTGTCTCATACCACTAACCAAATAGAAAATCTGTGCAATCGGGCTATCTGGATTGATAATGGACTTATCAGGGAAGATGGTCCGCCGCGCATTGTTTGCCCTCACTATTTGGAGGATATGGAGAATGCAAGGATGTTACGAGCTGAAATGGAATATAGAATGCTTATCGAAAATTGCCCCGATATTGAACAAATGAAGAAAGAAAATCGAAATCTAACGTGTCGTGATATTGCCATACAGTACGATCCTGATGCTCGAAGAAGTGGCAATGGTGATGTAGAAATTTCTTTTGTTGAGGTAGTTGACACTGAGAGTGTAGCCAAACAGGTGTTCGATAAGGGTGAGCCCTTTACTATTAATATGTCTTACCGAAGTGTTAACAGAGGTACATCGATCAGTGTGACTGTTGGTTTAGTCAGGGATGATGGTGTTCCTTGCTACGAGGTATCCACAGAGAGTGACACGAAGATGAAGTTTCAAGCCAGAAAAGAAGGACAGATTCAATTTCGTTTCCTAAATAACAACTTGGTGGATGGGAAATATTTTCTGAATATTTATATCTACGGAAGTAATGGGGTAGAGTATGACATTATCAGAAGAATAATTGCTATATCTGTTAAGGGAAAAGAGAAGAATGAATCAGGTGTTGTTAGTATGTCTCACGTTTGGGATGTCGACGGAATGATCATAGAGAAGTAA
- a CDS encoding glycosyltransferase family 61 protein produces the protein MGKYVDLHVAEEHVKAYRENETRDYLRKTPLTVKEVKDGIILPTKGDSSTTWGLGGVLDENGQFVKESQTRDGHLFGGFYEYEKQSVQQCDETVVFMGPFVSHWGHFICDQISRLWYILPNIKKYRIAYCGWNWGYEETSLHGNFLEFMHLLGLSNEQLIDVKTPMQFRSVIIPEFSYIERNYYTEEFKNIYRTVVSNIKVSGLESYSHIYFTRGEFPDALNKERGEKDIQALFAANGYKVISPEKLTLSEQIYYMRSCDCMAAVSGSITHNLLFAKEGQKVIVLNKMEVMNGYQMVIDNIMDVNISCVDVYVKIFPVCFGLGPFLIGFSHNLKEFAKDKGMKVPPNLLFNFISVIKRYIWYFAKFTRIYANKHNRSMLLSQQRSVRELKKQSK, from the coding sequence ATGGGAAAATATGTAGATTTACATGTAGCTGAGGAGCACGTTAAAGCATACAGGGAGAATGAGACCCGAGACTACTTGAGAAAGACACCCCTAACTGTTAAAGAGGTGAAAGACGGTATTATTTTACCGACTAAGGGAGATTCATCAACTACTTGGGGACTTGGAGGAGTGCTTGATGAAAACGGTCAGTTCGTAAAAGAATCACAAACCAGGGATGGACATCTCTTTGGCGGCTTTTACGAGTATGAAAAACAATCTGTGCAACAATGCGATGAGACGGTTGTGTTTATGGGACCATTTGTAAGCCATTGGGGGCACTTTATCTGCGACCAGATTTCAAGGTTATGGTACATCCTCCCAAATATAAAAAAGTACCGAATTGCGTATTGCGGTTGGAACTGGGGATACGAGGAGACTAGTCTACACGGAAATTTTCTAGAATTTATGCATTTGCTTGGTCTTAGTAACGAGCAGTTGATTGATGTAAAGACGCCGATGCAGTTCCGCTCAGTTATCATCCCTGAATTTTCGTATATTGAAAGGAATTACTACACGGAAGAATTCAAAAATATCTATCGTACTGTTGTCTCGAATATTAAAGTGTCAGGCCTTGAGTCATATTCACATATTTACTTTACTAGGGGGGAATTTCCTGATGCGTTAAACAAAGAACGTGGGGAAAAAGACATCCAAGCTTTGTTTGCTGCGAATGGATACAAAGTTATTTCTCCTGAGAAACTGACACTAAGTGAACAGATTTATTATATGAGAAGTTGTGACTGTATGGCGGCTGTATCAGGTAGTATTACACATAATCTGTTGTTTGCCAAAGAAGGACAGAAGGTGATCGTGCTTAATAAAATGGAGGTGATGAATGGCTACCAGATGGTGATTGATAACATTATGGATGTGAATATTTCATGTGTTGATGTTTACGTTAAGATATTCCCTGTCTGTTTTGGGCTTGGGCCATTCTTGATAGGCTTTAGCCATAATCTGAAGGAGTTTGCAAAGGACAAAGGGATGAAGGTTCCCCCGAATTTGTTATTTAATTTTATATCAGTGATCAAAAGATATATTTGGTATTTCGCAAAATTTACTCGGATATATGCTAATAAGCATAACAGAAGTATGTTACTTTCTCAGCAGAGATCGGTTAGGGAACTAAAAAAACAATCTAAATAG